A genome region from Arachis duranensis cultivar V14167 chromosome 6, aradu.V14167.gnm2.J7QH, whole genome shotgun sequence includes the following:
- the LOC127748456 gene encoding uncharacterized protein LOC127748456 has translation MLEGEAEHWWQGIQQLLQQDEGDIPWDTFKDEFYKKYFPRAARDAKEMELMQLKQGNTTIAEYARKFDDLCRFSKICQGNLTDFEEWKCLKFEGGLREDLMSSVVPLEIRNFAELVNKSKLVEECSKKVAIARADRREALGRDIIQYLAPQGRNFKFNGQFDHQNRNQQNGNFLARNNGNYDNNNLGEEEGGQSQQTQDNSVCSRCGKDHGNRACRYGTHTCFSCGEYGHISRNCPKRFV, from the coding sequence ATGCTGGAAGGAGAAGCTGAGCATTGGTGGCAGGGGATACAGCAACTGTTGCAACAAGATGAAGGTGATATCCCTTGGGATACTTTTAAGGATGAATTTTATAAGAAGTATTTTCCGAGGGCAGCTCGTGATGCTAAGGAGATGGAACTTATGCAACTGAAACAGGGTAACACAACTATTGCAGAATATGCCCGTAAGTTTGATGACTTGTGCCGTTTCTCCAAGATTTGTCAAGGGAATCTTACTGACTTTGAAGAATGGAAGTGTTTGAAGTTTGAAGGGGGCCTTCGTGAGGATCTGATGAGTTCAGTAGTTCCATTAGAGATACGAAATTTTGCTGAACTGGTGAATAAAAGTAAACTAGTGGAAGAATGTTCGAAAAAGGTGGCGATAGCTCGAGCAGATCGTAGGGAAGCCTTAGGAAGAGACATTATTCAATATCTCGCCCCTCAAGGTCGTAACTTTAAGTTCAATGGTCAGTTCGATCACCAAAATAGGAATCAACAAAATGGTAACTTTCTCGCTCGTAACAATGGCAACTACGACAACAATAATCTGGGAGAGGAAGAAGGAGGTCAATCTCAGCAAACTCAGGATAATTCAGTATGCTCAAGGTGTGGGAAGGATCATGGTAATAGAGCTTGTAGATATGGGACACACACTTGTTTCTCTTGCGGAGAGTATGGACATATATCGAGGAATTGCCCAAAAAGGTTTGTTTGA